The stretch of DNA GAAAACTATTCTTTAGTCTTCCTTTGGTTCATAGCTAGTTCATGGAATTTTATATTAGCCGACAGAGTTTAAATACAATGACCaatatatttctcatattttctccttttgaaaAACGTATTAAATCTGTTATACACTTATACTAAACTGATAAATTGTTTTCTGAAAGGTCTATATATTGAGTACACGCGATAAAAATATGAGAAAGGTTATTACTATTATTCTTATGGTTTGTGTGATCTTAAGTGATGCATCAATACACGTGAGCTAACCTCCAAACTCCACACCCTTTTTCTCTCTCGCTTAAAATCCTTCACACCCATGcaatgatttctgttttttcttttttgaatattttctctTTGGATAATCCATAAATATAACacttgattaaaataattactttcACATCAATCTAATGCATTTTTAATATGATTCGGCAActcaattttggattttacccaagagcaaaaaaaaagttggccctactaaaattatatataccccttttcaagtTGTGGCTTTCCCATCTGTTTAATATTCCTatataacttttatttattgGTGAGAAAACATAATCTCTCCATCAATTTTCTTTCCGTTTTTGGATTCAAGagttcaaaaacaaatcaagttGATAAATGATACCAATGCCTTGTTTAGATGAATGATTCATAacttataagattttttttgttatgataaaGTCTTAATTATCAGAAATTTTCACataatataagattatttcTCTTTGTAGAAATAATCCAATGAACATTAATATACAAGCTTGAAAGGTCATTACAATATAATACAGGAAAGATCAAACGAAATATGTATTAGTTTTTTAATGTGATGTAAAATGTGACCTACCATTATATTAGATGGATGTCGTCTTTTAGGGtagaaagttttaatttttagattgagatttgtaatttaatataCTTGTACCTTATCACACATATCAATTGGTCCGATTTAATGTTGATATGATacattatagattttttttttttttttttttttttNNATGCCGTCCCATGAGATCTAAGagaaatactctaaaatagcattaaaataagttttttttgtcaaacactaaaaacaagttttatgaataataataacacatattccataaatttccaaaaatagcactatttaacacgATTTAGTATGCATGCAAAAATCTCACATATAATtgtctccaaaaaaaaatttctcacgtatatttatatattgtttaatagtttttttattagaaacatGATTTACTGTACTAAAAATTGACGGTGAGAAAATAAGATGGATTAgtgaaaactatttttttacctttttctacaaataaaataataattacaaactATTCTTTTTCCCAAACCAACAATCCCACTGAAAAACAAAGTGGGAATTGTAGAAGAGACCATCTATACCCATCTTACCCTTTCTAACATAGTTCTTGTCTTCTTACTTCTTCCTACTAGTTAAAATgccaccccaaaaaaaaaaatatatattttaagtaataaaaaaacGAGTTACTATTATTCAACAAGCTGCAGATGGATTGGTATAAGGGTTGAAGAAGTGAGGCTTTGAGGAGATGGAGAAAGCTCCTTTCGCCCTATCTCCATCGACGACCACCGTGGTGGCCACACTGCCTCCAGTTCCTCCTCCGTTACGGCCGCCACCAGCGCCGATTCTCTCACAGGAAGGACACATCGTTAGAGTCGATGCAGGCATGTGCATGTAAACCGGCTGATTAgacaattttagggttttgagttcTTGAATCTCTTTCCGAAGTCTCATGTTCTCATCTGTTAATGTTTCACAACACTTCTTCAAAACCTCGCAATCTACTTCTGTTTGCTTCAGCTTTGTTCTGctcaaattttcatttaataagaTAAACAtattactaaataaaataatttcacgTAGACAAAATATCTGACTATATTCAAGAGacatgaaaaaatgaatattgtgataattaatatatatacctgGCTCTTCTATTTTGAAACCATACTTCAACTTGTCTAGGCCTTAGATTCAGCTCTCTTGCCAGAACTTGCTTTTGCttctgtaaataaaataaaatgataaaaaatcatattaaataaGGATTATCAAAAGTGATTCGTAATCTAAAAGAATTAGGATTAAGGTTATATAATTACGGGATTAAGGGTGCTATGGTGCTTGAAGCTTTCCTCAAGAAGATCAGATTGTTCTTTCGTAAGCCTAAGTTTTTTTCTAGCACTAACACCTTCATCTTCATGATAATCACTTACAACCCTCTCCgtagtctcctcctcctcccgtGACTCTTCCCCactgtatctctctctcttcaccacCCTCCCGCTTGAAAAAGAAGAGACTCCGCTGAGAGATGACGTCTGACGGCTAAGCTGGTCAGCTCCGGCGACCACCGTCAACAAGGGATCGCCGGAGAGGCTTAGAGTCAACGAGGGCTCGAGCTTGTAACCGGTAGATCGCTTGATGGCATTATTGTAATGATTTGGAGTTGGTGAGAGACCTAATCCAAGAACAAGACCTGAGTTGCATGAATCATCAAAACTCATTtgagtaaaaatgaaaaatatgactTTGTAAATTTTATCTGTCTTTGGGATTTCGAGAGGACAAAGAtatgagttcttttttttttttttggtttgatgaagTTTAGAAGATAATGGGAGGAGATGAAGCCAAGGGGGGCTTcttaagaaggagaagaaaagtatttttattttttgttggaaagtttaaataaaaatgatgggTGGGTGgctaataattaaatcaatggaatgatttatttattttaaagaaatgattttattttcttggtaattttttttctggggTAAAAAAGGATAATGTCGATGGCACAAttctctctacttttttttagttttctcacTTGCAAAGGTTGACCAAATGAGCATCCCACTTGCTACTATTCTCCCCACTAAGAgaaaatttcccaaaaataattaatattttatatttggtGAACAGAATTATCACATCATGTTtgcacaaaaatgaaaataattatcatatCATGAATATCaacttaatataataatttaaaactttcGTTCATTTTTATCTAATAAGTGTTTGCGTATGTATTATAAATATCTATGTGGTTATGCATTGTTAGTTTATTATTGTACAAGTctaacaaaaagaaagtgaTTAAGCCTTTAAATAACGGACAACAAGTCAGTTTACCCACTAATTTTCAGcctctctttttcttaacaTAGCAACACATTGGCCCTTGGTGTCCAATTCATTTATTTagttagatattatatattttagttaagtGCTTCTGATTTGATACACATGGATAGTGATCCCCACCATCTGGTTTAGGTTTGGTTCTCTTGATCTCTTTCAACAATTAATTTAGTAACTTTTGGAAAGAGTTAGGcatataatttatttccatAAAAGTATTTAAACAAGCTAGGTGATTCATTACTATACCAATTATTTGTTATATCCTTAAGTACAATGTATTTCTCAGAATTCCATATTATATCTTATCACATTCCCGCATTCTCAATAAAATCGATGTAACAAATGTAACATacaagaggaaaaaaaatgtcaGTCGTATTTCGAAACCAACATGTACGGAATAATAATTCTAATATATTATGCAGgtcaacttttttctttctaaattatgattaaataagAACAAAGAGATTATTTATAAGCTTTGCAAATGTTATTTGATTTAGCACGGTTTTAAAAACCGGAATTCTAACGATTATATTTTAAAGCATTCATTACATCACAAATTAAGACTAGGTCAAGCTATAAGGCTATATAACTAGTTACATTACCGAATTTATATCCGAGATTCCAATTAGTTCACACAATATGTGGTCCAATTAGTTttaaagaggagaaaaaaaaaaaacacaaacacacacacacaagaggGTGCTCACCTTTTAAAatcactttttgtttggttgccTGACGTAACATTATAACTATCAAGAGAGCAATGAAAGtaggtagaaaaaaaaaatgtggctaAATATGATTAGTcaacaataaaactaaaatctttGGAGTAATTGACTTAGAAAAGTTGATGTGTAACCTTCCAATCGGTTTGGTCTCAgctttgttatttgttttggcACGTCCCAATAATACTTTTGTCGGCTATACTCGTCCAACCAAGGTTAGGTTACCCATCCATCCTACGcacattattattgtttttatctTCTATCCCTATTTTTCAtctataatttaattagtttatcactttcttatattgtttctttaacaAATTAACTATTATGcttaattgaaatatatatgttctaccCCCTAATCCTTGATAGTAGCTGACACACCAGATAAATGGTTAcatcaatgaaaaaaataccAACCATAACTTCCTTCTTTATCGAACAAGCTAAGGGAATCAGTTTATTTCTCTATTACGAAATAAAATAATGCGATTTGTCAATTTCATATCATCATTGTACACATTTGACTTTTTGTAGGTACAACGAGTTATCAATATGCTAAGAATGATGAAAGTTCATGGATAGAccatatttaattgatatataaaaaaaagtagaataaTTCACCAATTTAActacaaaatttaatatgatGTCGCACCGTGGAATTGGTAATCTGtccattagtttttttttatcggatTTATTTCTACAGCTATAGTTTTATTGGACTTTGTGTGTGCAAATACACATGAATTTAGctcacatttttatatatacttaattatCTTGTAAACCGGAAGAGTTCATACCGaaactcaatatatatagttcttcaAACATGTAACAAATTTCTAAACCTTACGGTTTATTTTGTTCCAGaaactaaaacaattatttatattgtactATATGGATATGGAAAAGTTAAATTAAGAACAAGTTATTTACTGAAAAGTGATTATTAGTATCATATGAATGACGAcaataaaaaggaaaacgaaAAAATGTCGAACAAAAAGGGATAAAACTAATAATGTACCGTTAAAACGTTATGTCGTTATGAATGAGTTTACTAATCCGGTAACGATATTAATCCGGTAAAGGAGGAGTTCAGAACTGCAAGCATTGAATTTGACGGATCAAAAATGATTTGAAGTGCATGTATGATTGCATAGTAATATAccaataataacaatttttcGACGtcaaactaataatattaaattagtaataaataatCAAGTACTTATAAACTTGGTTACTCATTATGAAGAGTTGGTCCCTGGCCGCCAGACCAATGCCAGTCTCCTCAGGAGAAGGTGTGGCAAACTCGTTTCCACGACGATACATACATTATTtgtcattaatttaatttattttaattagatttagtTAATAAATCTCGAACTTAGGTGTTAAACttggaaagaaataaaaagatatattgacccaatcatttttaatttaagaatAATAAGACGACAAAAGTTGGCTAGGACCGATTGATACTATATGCAATGATTTAGGCAATCTTCCAATTAAGCAGACGCcataattagtttaatttatataaaaaaggggTATAGCTCATATTGTGCTCCACCATCTTTCAAGATAGATTAATTCGTTAGATTTTCAAGTTTCTAGTAACATGCGTGTGTGTATGTTTATCTTAAAGAATTAAGCTGATGaataaattatagtatattcAAGAGACATGCTAGCTagatctatatatgttttggaTCTATTATTCACTAATCCATCATATTGCACTTTTGAAGCGAAATTAAGAATAAAGGGACtatcttttaaattttgatttgagtTTCTATGAGCTTTTAAACTGgttctaaaacccaaaacaagaTTTGTTCGTCGGCGTGAATACAAGAACAAATATAAGAATAACAATAGAAAAACattgacgaaaaaaaaacaaacaatagaaaaaCATTGACTTTGGAGAAagtaatacaaattttaaaagtacGTTAAGGAAGGTGGATCatattagaaagagaaaaatatatttagtgaTGAGGATGTCATGTTTTTCAGATAAACCCCTAGTAGTATAATGGAGTTGTGACCCAAACCTACAAGTCGCATTACCTTTTAAGAGAGATCAGATGATCAAATATAACCATCTTTTCATTTAAcctcatcttcttttcttaGGCAGCCATCAAACCTCATCCACaacaatagataaataaaactataacaaataacaatttaattatagaaagaaacaaagtaaaCAAAGAATAGAGAAAGTGGTGGTTCACATGTCATCAACAATAAGCACCATCCATAGAATCATGGCATCACTCACAAACATCTTATCCACACGACACGAGAGAAGCGAAGCAGTTCCAAAACAGTATCTTTGTCAGTTTGGTTCTACACGTGTCAGATTTTGGACAGCTTAAAACATTTAGGTCCCACCAATGATTTGTTACGACGGAATCTCTGATCATGATAATGACGACTTTGATGACAACTAATCCACTTTTTCTTAGGCTTAGGCTTCAatatgtttgttatgttttacatactttttacaaataaaatattttaatccgCATTATGCTTCtcttttcatattgtttttgtGCAATATGCAGAAATTTTCAATACGCTTGATTTAATGAGGATATATCCATATatgtatagtatatattttacgATTTATGCTTGGCTCTCAAGATAAACCCTAGTTGtcttgatgtatatatattcgaCCTGGTGGTCAAAGAGCAATTCACATAAATACATTCAGTCGATTCTTTTGAATTTATCGTGGTATCAGAACAAGTCTCGAGGTATTGATTATCCTCTGTTCCGACTAGATCTTGTTCGACCGTGATTTCAATATACTCGGTCAATAAATCGGATCTGTggaaaaaactcaaatttttgttaaatttatgatGAAAATcgattttttatgattattatctttttatgtttgatttacaTTTCTTCATATCTAATCATAAAgactcagatttttttttcataagtaAAATTCTAATTAACTCCGATGGTGCAGTGATTTAAGTCTTTATAACCGAATCATATGTCCAAGGTTTAGCCCACCAGTTTGGTTTTAATCAATTCACTTTATTAGAGGGTAAAATCGAtattttctcttcatcttttttctttgactGCACGCACCCACAATCCTAAAACGTGAACCAACTTAATTATTTccctttcttatatttttatgttcGATTTACACTATACTTTATACAAAATCTTCATATCTAAAGGGTTGTTTACAGTTTGGGCTTAAAGAGGTGTGTAGATAGAACTTTGATTATTGTGTAGATAGAAAGTGTCTTTATTCAAATTATTGTATTCATGAAAAAAAACTGAGATATGGcaataataatttgaaattgCCATGTCTTCATCGTAGTTTTTTGGATTTGCAATGTACTTCTGATTATATCATAATGATATTTCACTTGTTTTCGGCTATTTTTTTAGATCTTTTGAAAcccatatatatgttttaaatggatttagTGAGCAAACTCAATTCTGAtttttgtcatgcatttagccGTAATTTAGGCACAACAGGCTTCCTAGATCGGAAATCTCCAACGCACTTTCGCCTTGGATTCCTTCACGACAACATCCCCAAAGACGAGTACCTCGTTGTCGCTGGTAGAAATTAAAACCCGGAAGTTGATGGTAGTGGGGTGAGTGTTgatgagaagagaaaacaaaattaaagacgATGAAAGAAGCCTAATCCGTGTTGCCTTGCCTATATACCTATTGGATCACTAGAGTAAGTACAGTTCAAACTTCAGGTAAAAACATGTTTCCCATTTATAGCATTCCGTAGTTTCTCACATATTGCAACAATTCTTTAGTTTTTTACACATTGCAACATTTTTTCATTAGAAACTCAAAGCAACCGGAGAAAGGCAAAAAGGGTGTCAGCTTCAAAACTGATAATTATGGTGTCAAACATATGAAGATAAGAAGCTGTGCGGAAGAAATTGCATGTCACTCTTAAATTTAGATCGCAGCAAACCAATGACCGTCAAAATAAATTTGAGAAtacaaagaatacaacaagtaTTGGGTTTGGGTTTTAGCATTGCATAAAGATCATTAGACAACTTGCGTGTAAGGACCATGTTAAGAGCAATTTAAGACTTAAGTCGCTGACTTAATTTAGTCTAGCTAGAAAGCAAAGGTTGATGAGGAGATTAATGTTGTCAAGCCATTCATTCATGCTTGCATGGACGATACATAATTTTCCTTGAAAGCATCATCAATGAATGTCTATGGCGACATGAATCTCCTGATCAGCTGCCGCTCTTAGACTAAACCCAAGTCAGAAATTTTTGTCTGAACTTGCTCTTGACTTGGCCTGAACACTCAAGTTGTCTTATGATCTTCACACAATGCTCAAACCCAAGCCACAGCTTGTTGTACTCTTTGCATTCTTAGAATTATTTTGATGTTCATTGATTTAGATCTGGCCTGGATTTTTCCATGACAGCTTCTTTAAAGACCAACTGTTTTTCTTTCCCTAAAGAAAGTAAATCTT from Camelina sativa cultivar DH55 chromosome 9, Cs, whole genome shotgun sequence encodes:
- the LOC104713724 gene encoding homeobox-leucine zipper protein HAT9, whose protein sequence is MSFDDSCNSGLVLGLGLSPTPNHYNNAIKRSTGYKLEPSLTLSLSGDPLLTVVAGADQLSRQTSSLSGVSSFSSGRVVKRERYSGEESREEEETTERVVSDYHEDEGVSARKKLRLTKEQSDLLEESFKHHSTLNPKQKQVLARELNLRPRQVEVWFQNRRARTKLKQTEVDCEVLKKCCETLTDENMRLRKEIQELKTLKLSNQPVYMHMPASTLTMCPSCERIGAGGGRNGGGTGGSVATTVVVDGDRAKGAFSISSKPHFFNPYTNPSAAC